ATAGCTGTAAGTTATTTTGTAACTTAGAAGTGGAGTACTTACTGCAGTGCAACGAAAACTTGGGGAGTATTGGAGGAGGCGTGACGTAAGATCTATCGCTTCTGGCGGCATTCGCTTGTGGAAAATCTGAAAATCACAATTTATTATAGTTCTAACACTTATATAATATGCACAGTTACAAAAAACTGTCTAAATAAGACAATAGAGAACTCTTTCAAGAAATGTTGATGGTGAATCTGAATTATTTGGCTCTGTGAACTACTGAACCAAGTTGGACGGTTGCCAATTTTTCCATGATCAAAGACGAACTTCGATATACAGGACAAAGATGATAGTAGCTATGTGACCAATTAATTTGGCAAAGACATGCCAACCATACATTTGCATCTCGCTGAAGTCAAATATAGAGGAGGAAAACCAGTGTTACAATCTAAAGCTTATGAAATGTTTTTGGCATGGGATTCAAGGGATGATGCATATCTCTGGCAAACTCAAAATATAGGAAATAACCAAAATAGTTGTTCTGCATGCTCAAAGAAATGCCCACATTTGCATAAGAAGGTTCTAAAACAGTTTCAGAATAGCCTAGGAGATCAAAGACTTGTAACTGATTCTCCAGCCATGGCTAGCTTACTTCTGCTGATCCTGTGATATAGAAATCAATATTGATGAAATGCAAAGCTAGCTCACAAACCATACAGTTCATTCAAAGTTAAAATTTAACCATAGTGGTATGCTAGCACCTTTGTTCTGAATATCATGATACTCATAAGATAGATTACACAAAATAAAGCCATGCAGTCATTTGAAAAAGGGTGCACCTACCTTATGCCATGGATGAGCTTTTATCTGTGGAAATCTGAACTCTGTGTAGCCAGGATTCATGCACCGAATTTCCTCACGGGTTGGAGTTCCAAGAACCTACAGAAAAGCAACTCATATCCTATTTTACACATGATCAGAAGAATCCCAAATTAGTTAATAACTGCAGACCACGAAATCAAACCTTGATTATCTCAACAAGCTGATTGACAGCACTGTCTCCAGGAAATAATGGCTGACAAATGATTAAAATTCTGTCATGCTACATTAAATTTACAATCTTAAAAAATTTGTCATATGACATTAGATTATAATAATGCTTACCTGGCCAAGTAGTAACTCAGCAAGAACACAACCTGCTGACCATATATCTATGGATGTTGTATATTCTGTTGCGCCAAAAATAAGCTCTGGAGCACGGTAATAGCGAGAACAAATGTAAGATATGTTTGCTTCACCATTAACCTGGTATAAGAGTTCAATTAACAGAAAATGAGGGTGACATTAGAAACCAGAAAAGAATGTATCCAAGAATAGTACTGTATAAGTGCAAGATACTCTGCTAATTAAGTACAATGTTGAATATACAAGTAGTGCAGAAATTCTAAGGCTAAGCGTTATATTCCGGAATAAGCAAGGGGCATTACATGATTGACCTGGAACCATTTGAAAAAGGGCAATCCAACATACAAGCTCTTGCCAATGGAATTTGGGGGTCAATATGCATAGTCTTACTCCCACAAGAGTTTCAACAGAATTAATTTGCTTGACAATAAAAAATATGCCAAGGGCAATACAAACAAATATAAGCTAAAAACATCTACATCTGGTATGAGGTGAAACATGAAAATGCAATGCCTCATCTAATCATTTCACACAACCATGACAATAATGCAGTATCTGCTGAAGCCAGTGCAGATATTTCTTGTACGTTTCTTTTCAATCTCAAAACAGCTAGAAAGAAGAAAGCAAAGGACAAGAACTCAAGTTACCCGCATCAAACACTCAAAATGTTTATGTACGAAATCCAATAGCCAGACAAGATGTTCATGGATATATCATCATAATGATCTTCAGAATATACCACCTAATAAACAGAGTGTTGATTTAACAATTCATATGGTTATATAAGATTACTCATCTTGGTTATTACTCAATAAATGCAGGTTCCCCTTCAGAATGAAAATAAGTGGCAATGGTACAGGGTGGGAGACAGGAATGACTCAGACAGTTCAAGACCCTGAATTCCTATGTTGACCTACACAATCAGTTTACAGTTAGAAACACATATCCATTTATTTTACATGATGCCTCTCCATCTGGCAAAAAGAAAAGGTGTGACTTAGGCAGAAAAAGAAAGTTTTAGTACAGCACCAATTGTCTTAATTTTTGGGCATTTGTGTTCCTCTGATAATTGCATATCTTTGtttaggtatcttaaaagaaCTAAATTGTGATACATACTAAGAAAACTCTGGGTGCATTTCCGTTTCATCAACTTAATGGAGAACCCATAAGCAACTCATCTGTTACCAAGTTTTTTTTTCAGGTACAAGATTAACCATTTAAGGATCCATTCTCTTATTGTTAGATTTTGGATGCGGAATGGTGGTAGGCATATTTCAATCAGGAGGGGTCATCACTAATCATAATTACCTAACCAACTTGATACACCAAAAAATGTCCAGAATTGAAAAGCAAAAAGCTATAAATTATGTTACAAGCAAAACATACCAGAACTTTTGCACTTCCAAAATCACATAGCTTGACTTGGTGAGTGAGGGGATCTACCTGCAGAATGCACAATTGAATGTAAAAGGAAAAGACTTTTCCCAAAAAAGAGAACAAATATAACAGCTTCTCAATAATTTAACTTACGGACACCTACTGAATGTAAAGAGAAAAGACAGTttcaccaaaaaaataaaaaatttaacagcTTCTCAATAGTTTAAGTAATGGACACCTACGAGAATATTTTGTGGCTTCAAATCTCTATGACAAACTCCTGGAACAGTATGGATATAAGCCAGACCTCTAAATATCTGCACAGATAATTCAACTAAACATTCGAATGAATATCATATAGAAATATAAAGAAGAAAACCAGCAAAAATACCTGATATGTATACAACTTCACAAAGATGAGTGGCATCCTCTGATTCACATTGCTATAATGCCTTAGGACGCCATAAAGAGATTCAGGCACATATTCCATAACTAGGTTAAGGAAAAGCTCATCGCTACTTGTGGATGAGAAGAAACAATGCTTTAGAGAGATAACATTTGGATGAGCCATTGTGCGCATCAATTGAAGTTCACGATTTTTGTATCTTTTGTCCTGTAAAACCTTCTTTATTGCAACTGTTTCTCTCGTTTCCAAACATTTGGCCTGCCACAAATAACCACATTTGAATCTAGAGAATAAACTGGTACCACATCTATAAAAATGTCTTAACACAAAACCTGGAAGACAATTCCGAATGAGCCCGTCCCCACAACACGCTCTGCCATATAACTAAGGGTCTGCATGCCAAGTAAAAGGCATCATAACAT
This genomic stretch from Musa acuminata AAA Group cultivar baxijiao chromosome BXJ3-9, Cavendish_Baxijiao_AAA, whole genome shotgun sequence harbors:
- the LOC103997086 gene encoding shaggy-related protein kinase eta isoform X1, which codes for MASLPLGPHHPPPPPGHAAAAAAALNLAPPPRTEFADNKQASGDQGNEPVTGHIISTTIGGKNGEPKQTLSYMAERVVGTGSFGIVFQAKCLETRETVAIKKVLQDKRYKNRELQLMRTMAHPNVISLKHCFFSSTSSDELFLNLVMEYVPESLYGVLRHYSNVNQRMPLIFVKLYTYQIFRGLAYIHTVPGVCHRDLKPQNILVDPLTHQVKLCDFGSAKVLVNGEANISYICSRYYRAPELIFGATEYTTSIDIWSAGCVLAELLLGQPLFPGDSAVNQLVEIIKVLGTPTREEIRCMNPGYTEFRFPQIKAHPWHKIFHKRMPPEAIDLTSRLLQYSPSFRCTALEACAHPFFDELREPNARLPNGRPLPPLYNFKQELAGASPDLINKLIPEHARRQSGFSCLHMAGT
- the LOC103997086 gene encoding shaggy-related protein kinase eta isoform X2, with the protein product MAERVVGTGSFGIVFQAKCLETRETVAIKKVLQDKRYKNRELQLMRTMAHPNVISLKHCFFSSTSSDELFLNLVMEYVPESLYGVLRHYSNVNQRMPLIFVKLYTYQIFRGLAYIHTVPGVCHRDLKPQNILVDPLTHQVKLCDFGSAKVLVNGEANISYICSRYYRAPELIFGATEYTTSIDIWSAGCVLAELLLGQPLFPGDSAVNQLVEIIKVLGTPTREEIRCMNPGYTEFRFPQIKAHPWHKIFHKRMPPEAIDLTSRLLQYSPSFRCTALEACAHPFFDELREPNARLPNGRPLPPLYNFKQELAGASPDLINKLIPEHARRQSGFSCLHMAGT